One Arachis hypogaea cultivar Tifrunner chromosome 18, arahy.Tifrunner.gnm2.J5K5, whole genome shotgun sequence genomic window, AACATGAGGATATGGATTTGCTTAATTATGGGGACAATGAAATAATGAAGAAGGATAAAAATaatgaagaaagcaagaaatttACTTCATATAATTGTTAACGGAACATTTGAGCACAAAATGTAAAACTTTCCATTTGGTGAACTACCAAAGAAAGCTAGAATCTCACACTGCACAAAATGACAATATTACATCATACTTTCCATCGTTTGGATCTGCAAAACAAGAAACTATGCAAGACCACTGATGAAACTAGAAAATAAAGCATCACAATGCCCACATAACTTAGTATCTTTGTTCTTCTGAATTCGTATGCATTCTGTTTAACTCACTCTCTAATTGTCTAAAAATATGATGGAAGAAAAAAGTAAGGGAAAAAATAACACTCATGGTGTATACCCTTGGCTTTCTTGCTGCTTCTCATACTCTTCCATGGTGTCAAACTCATTAGGGTATTGAGTTTTCTCATAGTATCCTTCATGCTCAGTTTTTCCTCTCACTGATTCATACTCATTGAGGTTATAATTCTGATTATTATTGTTCTTCACAGGATAATAGTACTTGCCATTCTCCATGAACCTTGTGTCACTCATTCCTTCTCTCTTCACCTCATCAAAGACACTGTTGTAGTTGCTGTTGTATTCATTGTTAGTGTTGTAGTTACTGGTATACTTTTCATTGTAGCTGTTTTTGTTGTTGCTGTATTCATTGCCATTGTTGTAGTTATTGGTGTACCTTTCATTGTAGTTGTTGTTGGAGTAGCTGTCCTCATGGTTCTTGTTATCATAGCCATTGTTGTAACTGCTCCTGAActcttcttcattgttgttgGAGTAGCTGTCCTCATGGTTCTTGTTATAGCCATTGTTGTAATTGTTCCTGAACTCTTCTTCATTGTTGTAATTGTTgctatttcttttcacctcattGTTGCT contains:
- the LOC112771755 gene encoding uncharacterized protein produces the protein MASLVSKLSFFFFFVLVLSPQIQAREGKVFSLFTHFRTIYNVKEHQNLPEKPKAKSPTPAPALEPIAAPTPEPITAPAPAPAPESGSTTVESGPAPEPDFVDNGNGYGLYGTESSATQYSSPNKETPITTTTTFENELLDEDLTGESFNNNNNNYNYNPNSYSNNEVKRNSNNYNNEEEFRNNYNNGYNKNHEDSYSNNNEEEFRSSYNNGYDNKNHEDSYSNNNYNERYTNNYNNGNEYSNNKNSYNEKYTSNYNTNNEYNSNYNSVFDEVKREGMSDTRFMENGKYYYPVKNNNNQNYNLNEYESVRGKTEHEGYYEKTQYPNEFDTMEEYEKQQESQGYTP